The Pseudomonas multiresinivorans DNA window ACGGCTTCTTCTACGGGCTCTGGCCGATCGCCTGGATCATCGTCGCGGCGGTGTTCCTCTACAAGCTGACGGTTAAGAGCGGGCAGTTCGAGATCATCCGCAGCTCGGTACTGTCGATCACCACCGACCAGCGTTTGCAGGTGGTGCTGATCGGCTTCTCCTTCGGCGCGTTCCTCGAAGGCGCGGCGGGCTTCGGCGCACCGGTGGCGATCACCGCGGCGCTGCTGGTCGGCCTGGGCTTCAACCCGCTGTATGCGGCAGGGCTGTGCCTGATCGCCAACACCGCGCCGGTAGCCTTCGGTGCGTTGGGTATCCCGATCATCGTCGCCGGGCAGGTGTCGGGCGTGGACGCCTTCAAGATCGGAGCCATGGCCGGGCGGCAGTTGCCGATCCTGTCGGTGATCGTGCCGTTCTGGCTAGTGGCGATGATGGACGGCTGGCGCGGAATCCGCGAAACCTGGCCAGCGCTGCTGGTGGCCGGCGGCACCTTCGCGATCAGCCAGTTCCTCACCTCCAACTTCATCGGCCCGGAACTGCCGGACATCACCTCCGCGCTGCTGAGCATGGTCTGCCTGACGTTGTTCCTGCGGGTGTGGCAACCGGTAAACCTGCGCGAAACGGAGTTCTCCAGCATCAATGCCGACGGCAGCGCGACACTGGGCAACTTCGGCGGCGGCGGCCCGCGCCAGGAATCGCAGTACAGCCTGGGGCAGATCATCAAGGCCTGGTCGCCGTTCCTGATCCTGACGGTGCTGGTGACGATCTGGACCATGAAGCCGTTCAAGGCGCTGTTCCTGCCCGGCGGCGCGCTGGAGAGCTGGGTGGCGGTGATTGCCGTGCCCTACCTCGACCAGCTTGTCCTGAAGGCCGCCCCTATCGTCGCCAACCCGACACCCATGCCGGCGATCTACAAGTTCGACCTGGTGTCGGCCAGCGGCACG harbors:
- a CDS encoding lactate permease LctP family transporter; translated protein: MQTWQQLYTPLGSLGLSALAALVPIIFFFLALAVFRLKGHVAGAITLVLSLLVAVFVYHMPVDKALASAVYGFFYGLWPIAWIIVAAVFLYKLTVKSGQFEIIRSSVLSITTDQRLQVVLIGFSFGAFLEGAAGFGAPVAITAALLVGLGFNPLYAAGLCLIANTAPVAFGALGIPIIVAGQVSGVDAFKIGAMAGRQLPILSVIVPFWLVAMMDGWRGIRETWPALLVAGGTFAISQFLTSNFIGPELPDITSALLSMVCLTLFLRVWQPVNLRETEFSSINADGSATLGNFGGGGPRQESQYSLGQIIKAWSPFLILTVLVTIWTMKPFKALFLPGGALESWVAVIAVPYLDQLVLKAAPIVANPTPMPAIYKFDLVSASGTAIFISALISMAILRIDSKSGAATFRDTLLELKWPVLTIGMVLAFAFVTNYSGMSTTLALVLAGTGAAFPFFSPFLGWLGVFLTGSDTSSNALFGSLQATTAHQLGVSDTLLVAANTTGGVTGKMISPQSIAVACAATGMVGRESDLFRFTVKHSLIFAAFIGLITLAQAYVFTGMLVH